The following nucleotide sequence is from Bremerella alba.
ATCTCTTGCGTCAATCTCCAGGCATTATCTGCCATTGCTCCGGAGGGCACGAAGTCGAAAGCCGGCGAATTCACACCGAAGACAGTGCAGAACATCGATTCCATCGCCCATCCGTTCCAATAATTGCCAATCGTGCAATTCTCTTGCGGGCTCTGACGGATTTCGCCGAACATTAGCGTATTGCTCGTACCATCAAGGATGTCCTTCAAATTGATGTGCGAACCGGCAAAGAAGAGCCCACTCATCATCGACGCCTCTTTCGAGTTCCAACGTCCCATGACCTCGTGTGTAGCGTTGGCCAGGTAATTCCCCTGGAATCCGTCGACACCAACTTTGCCGCCCCACGGATCAGACGGGCAAACAAAACCAGAGACAACCGTATTACGTACATTGGCATCCCATGTATTTGCTGAGGATGTCCCCATGCTCGGCTTTACCGTGTCATACATTGCTGATTGCTCCACAAAGGGAAGCAAAGCAATAAACCAGGTCGAACGATTGGGATTTTGAGAGGTGTCTTCTTCTTGCTGACCGTTAAACTGGCCAACCGGAAAACTCTGAAACGTATCGTGATAGTTATGCATCGCCAGCCCGAGTTGCTTCAGGTGGTTGGTGCATTGAATACGTCGAGCGGCCTCTCGAGCTTGTTGCACCGCGGGAAGCAGCAGCGAGACCAGCACCCCAATAATGGCGATCACCACCAATAGCTCGACTAACGTAAATCCTTTTGCCTTGGTTCTAGACATGTCTCTTTCCAATGTAGGAAGTATCGAAGAAGAAATATCGAGCATGTCGAACTCAACGCTATCCAACAGAAAACGACTGGGGGAGTCGTTGCTTCCAATGCGTGTGAATCGTCTTGCCCACCGGATGCATGAAGGAGTGGTGGTTAGATTGAGACTTATTGTGACAACACACGCATCAAAATTCATTGCTAATTCATATTTTTCCCATTTTCAATTTGTTCCACTTTGAATAGTACTTTTCCAGATTGCTGCGATTGCAACATTTTCCACCCCTGCAAACGAGATAGGGGCGGACGATCGATCCCTTAGTATCGATCGCCCGCCCCTAGTTTTCTCAGGACTCTTCTGCTTACGATTGAACGCTGATATCGAAGCTCCCATTTTCCTTAGGGATGTCCGCTTGCGTACGGAACGGCCCACCGGGGATGGGACGTCCCAGCATTAACGAGGTTCCAGGTTCTCCGTTACCATCGAAGGCCTCGATGAGAATCTTCTGCGGCCCCCCCACGACCCCTTTTCCGTAGTCCGTTTCGTAGCGTCCTTCATGAATTTCTGCGATCGTCATCGGGCCTTTATTCCCTTTTGACGCGTCCGGCTCGAATTGAATAGTCCCCACCACCACGGGCTTTCCATCCAAAAGAACTTCGCCTGAAATCTGATATCTCGACGGCCCATCCGAAGGAGATTCGGCACATCCGCTTAAGCATAGAGCTATCACAATCAAATACCGCATGTCACACCTTTCGCACTGAATATCACTTGCAGCCAGGCATCCTTAAAGCTGCGGTCCGCCGATCGGAAGCCCATCTCCCCGAACGGCTAATTGGCGATACGCATTGATGTCGATTACTTCACTGAGAAACTGGACCGACCCATCTCCAAGTACAAACTGCGCTCCACCGGGGTGCTCGCTACCGAAGGTCGATGTCACATAGTTAAACGTATTCACCTGGTTTCCATTGACATCCGGACCACTGTTGATTTGAAGAACGGCCGCAGAGGTACCAACAAGCAGCGGATCATTGGCTGAGTGACGATATCCCGAAGCCCACGTGGTCATTTCGCAACAGGTGTTTCCCTTCATAGAGTAGATTGTTTCCCCCAGGATAAGCACGTTGGTGGTTCCATCGGTAATGTCTGCGAAACGTGTCTTAGAGTTTCTCCAGAACACCCCGTTATTGAAGTAAACGCGACCGCTGTAACCGTTGTGTCCGTTGTACTGATCCTGATCGGTGGGCGTTGGCCCTCCTCCGCATACGGCGTGGTAGCTCAGCGTTGGAAACCGACCAGTGGTAAAAGATGGACAGATATACTTCGGCATCGATTTGGCCTGGTAAATGTGATTGTCGTTCGTCGGCGTGTCGTAGCTGGAAGCACCGTGAACGGAAAGGTTCTGGTTGAATGCCCACGCAAACGTCTTACCGAAGTCAAACGAATCGTGCAGAGCGGACTCTTCCACATAGGGCAGAATCAATACGGTCCACGGAGCCCGCGACATATCCGCACTCCAACTCCCGCTATTTCCAAGGTTGTTGTCTGCGATCGGGGTTGTAGAGATCGCTCCGGGCGGGAATGAGCCCAACGAGTCGTGATAGTTGTGCATCGCCAAGCCAATTTGCTTCATGTTGTTCTTACATTCCATGCGGCGTGCGGCCTCACGGGCTTGCTGAACAGCCGGCAAAAGAAGTGCAATCAACACGCCAATAATGGCAATGACAACCAAAAGTTCGACTAGGGTAAAACCTGAGTACCGCTTCGAGATCATGATTATTTCCTTGTTCGTTATGGTCTATTGAGAATAGCTGGCAACGAAAATAGATAGATCAATTCGACGGTCACGCGATGCGACGATCGAAGAGCGTTTCTCTGCGCCTGCGAATCCGGCAGTCTTAGCCAGTGCTCGACTCAGAAAGCTTCTGCAGCATTTCTTCCGCGACCTTACGACGCTGCGTATTGCCGCTGGCGGATTTTAGTTTGAGATAGAGAGGTCGAAGCGGAGTGACTTTATCGGGCGAGCTTCGTAGCGCACTCTCGAAAGCCGGTTCCGCGCCAAACATCTCTGGCATAGGTGAATTCGGATCGGCAATCTGAGTCAGAAACGCCTTCAACATACCTGTCCCATCGTCACCAGCTTTTCCAGCATCGGAAGGAAACCTGCTAGACATGCTGCAGCCGGCTACAACCAGCACCAAAACGCTGAGGACCGATAGGGAACGTGATCTAGAAATCATGAATTTCCCCTCCGGAACGAGTCCCCAACGCACCCCACACACCGTAGGCTGATTCGCCATTCCAATTGGGTGTTGCGTCCTGATTGCCCGCATCAATCGTTTCGTTGATGAACTGAGCCGATCCATCTGCAAAGACAACCTGAACCCCGCCAGGATGACGACTGTTCGATGTCATCATGGCTTCTGTCCAGAAGTTTTGTTCCCGGGCACATGAAGGGCCATTGGGAGGAATAATCGTGGTCACACCGGTGTAGATTATATTGCCGGGGTGCCAACTATAGCCGTGCTTGTCGACCAACGGCTGAAACGTCAAACCATCGGCGAATTTATTCCCCAGCCAGACAGTGCTTGCCGAACAGTCACTAGGCTTCGAGAAATTGATAATTGCGGTATCCCCCCGAGCCCCTTCTGATGCCAGGCGAATAATCTCAGCTATCGCAATTGTGTTGCTCGATCCATCCTTCAAGTCCGCGATGTTGAAGAAAGAATTCCAACCGAACATCCCCCGTGGCTGTTTATCTTCCCCTTGCGAACCGGTGGTCTCCATCCAGTGATCGGAAACGACCGTAGCGTAGTTGGTTAGTCCTAATTCGCGATGAGTTCTGAGATCGTTATCCGAAGGACAGAGCAGACCTGGAATTTGAGCCCGAGATCCTTCAAACTCGGTATTGATGTAACAGTCGCCGTTGCCACTGAGGCGAGGTGCCCACAGTTCATAAACGGCATTTTGCTCTAGATACGGCGTTAGCGGAACAAATGCACTGACCCCGCCATACCAGGAATCGCAGCCGCCCCCACCTTGGGCACGAGATGGAAAAGCTTCGTTGGTGTCGTGGTAATTGTGGAGAGCCAAGCCTAATTGCTTGAAATTATTCGAACATTGAGAGCGTCTTGCGGCCTCCCGAGCCTGCTGTACGGCCGGTAAAAGCAATGCTATTAGCACACCTATGATGGCGATCACCACCAAGAGTTCCACGAGGGTAAACCCCCTCTTTCTCGTCATTGACATATAGTAGCCACTCCATGATCGTAATGAATAGATGATTTCTGGCCCTCAAAGAGGTCGGACATCCCAAAATGAAACTCGTTTTGGTAGCCAACTTCTTTAGTGCCCACGGTGCATGATGGAGTGGATTACTGAGAATTATTGTGTATTGTTTAGATATATGAATCATTGCTAATTCCGTTTATTGAGATTTTCAATTTGTTGCACGCGGGAAAAACCTGCCTCGGGGCAACTAGGGATGATTGATCACACGAATCTCGTAACGAAAACGATTGCCTTGTTTCTGCCTCATGGGCACGAGCAGTCGGCTCGAATTACCGCCGGAGCGGCCATGAGTGCGGGCGAGCATCCGCATATCACGCTCTTAGAATGGCCCTACGACGATTCTCAGCCAGAATTCGATTACGATTTCACCGAGATCGAATTCGACGGCGCAATTATCTGGGCTTATAACGAGTCTTCTTGGGCCAAACGTCTACTGCAAATGGGCATTCCGGTGGTTAATTGCGGAAGCAACTGGATACGCCAGGGGGTTCCTTCGGTAGCGTTCGACTGGGAAAAGCTGCAGGACGATCTGGTGGAGAAGTTTGCTTCCTTGGGAAGAGAACACGCGGCCATCGTTTCCCACAATCTTGGCAACGACCCCTTCAAGACCGTTTGGCTCGACCGTCTGATTGAGCGCCTTAATGAGAACAACATCACAACCCAGTTCTTCGTTGCCCCGGGAATTCCTAGCGAAGAACGTCAGCGAATGTTTAAGCCGACTCGTGAAGCCGAGATCATTAAATTCCTGGAAAACCTCCCCCACCCGTCAGCCATTTATTGCGACGACGACTATCTCGCGGCGCTGGTATGCCGCGTTGCCCGAGACCTGAACTTGCGCATTCCTCAGGATGTGGCCGTCATGGGCTTTGGCAACTTCACCATCTCACGGGTTGCTTCACCGGCGATCTCTTCGATTGAAATTCACGGCCAAATGATAGGTCGGCAAGCTTTCCAGATGGTTCGGCAGCGACTAGAGTCACCCCAGGCGGAATTCCCTCAGGTGCAGCAGGTGCGTCTTGAATTCATCGAACGCGATACGTTTCGATTTGAGTTAGTGAAAGACGCTGTTGTCGCCCAGGTGAATCGTATTATCGAACGCGAAGCATGTCAGGGCATCAACGTCGACGAACTTGCTCGGCGGCTGGGCGTTTCTCGAAACACGCTCAATCGCCGTTTCCAACAAGAGTACGGCATCACCCCTGGCAAGAAGATCCGGGCCATGCGAGTTCAACAAGCGAAGCAAATCCTGGTCACTTCTGACCATAGTGTCACAAAAGTAGCCGAGCTTTGCGGTTTTCCAGAGCCTGCGAACTTCGTCAACTTCTTCCGCCGCGAAGTAGGGCAAACCCCTAACGAGTACCGCAATAAGGCGAAGCAAACCGGGGATTAGGCACGCAGACAAACGACGACAAGGTGATATGAGTCGTTCCCACCCTACGAAGCAGCTAGGCTCGAGCAAACGCCTTGCGCAGCAATGCTAGACTTTGTGGTATTGCCGTTTGATAGTCTTCCATGCCTTCGAACTCGAGGGAAATATAGCCTCGATAGTTATGCTTACGCAGGATCTCTCCGATGCGGTTGTAGTCGAGGTCTAGTGTGTACCACTGCCCTCCTCCGTAGTACGTTTTTGCTTGAACGAAGATCGTTTGAGGGGCGATCTTCTCCAGACGGTCATAAGGATCGTCCAGGAAGTTTCCTGTATCGGTGCATATTTGCAGCCAGGGGGAATCGATCGCGTTAACGATTCTCAAGATACCCTCCGGCGTCAGCCCTAAGCCCCAGTGATTCTCTAACGCCAGAACAACACCGCACTTCTCGGCTGTTGGCAGGCACTTCTCCAAGGATTCAATCACCCACGGAAAAGCGTCTTCATCCGTGTATCCCTTTAACGGCGATTCAATCCCGCGGTTGGCCATCAATTCGTCAAAGTTGGCCGACGTTCCCCAGGTGCCCGTATTTACTCGCATGACAGGAATGCCGAATTGGTAGGCAATCTCGATTTGACCAATCGTTCGATCGATATTTTCTTTTCGCTTTTCGCGGTCCGGCGTCACGAAGCCTTGATGCGTCGAGAGCCCAACCAACGGCTGCCCGAGCCGCAAAGCATGGCGTTTGTACGACATCATTTTCGAGTGACTCAGCATTTCATTTTGCTGCAGTTGATAAAGCAGCAGTTCAACGCCATCGAAACCGTACTCGTCCGCAAGGTCGATGCACTTGTGGAAATCACGAAACTCATCATTGCGAAATCGCCACAGAGAGTACGTCGAAAGGACGATCGGCGAGGTCTTCCGAGCGCCGCTTTCATCATTCGGCTTGGCCTCTTGAGCCTGACAGACCTGGCTAAGTGGAATCATGGACGCAGCTGCGGCAAGTCCCAGAAAGTTTCGTCGTGAAGATTTCGGTTTAACAGCGGAAGCATTCATCGAAGCAGTAATCCTGGAGAAGCCAATAAGTGAGAAACGACCGTCCAAAGTGCGTCTGCAAAAGTGGCAATCGCCCTTGCCAAAACGATTCTTATGGGGACGACCCATTCTGCGCTGGTTCGGAATAGTTGCCGTAGATTTTGCCGTTACGTAGATACTTCCAGTCAAGGACGTCCCCTTCAGAGACCGTCCACGCCTGACCAGTTTGAATGCTGGAGACTAGGGCTGCATCGCCTTCCACGGTTCCTGTGAACTGGCCACTATCGAAAGTTACACCAGTCACCCAGAAGCTCTCTGTGCGTCCGTCGTCATCGATCGAAGTCTTGACGGCAAAGTCCTGACCGTCATCGCTATCCAGTGCGGCAATGAATTGATCAATTGTCGACGTGGCCTCTTCCGCCGAATTTGCGGAGCCTTGCTGGTCGCGGTCGTGCGGAGATGGCGTTCCTGACTGTGCTGAACAGCCAAGGATAAGCAAAAACAGAAGCATGATAGGAAACAGGGCACGCATGAAATTTCATCCCAGGGAACTGATGAGAACGAACGACTTGAGATGCACTCCAGTCAGCATAGAACCCCAGGAGGATGATCGCAATTCGATAGACGTATAAACTTACGCAGAACCTAGCCCCCCCATCCCTTCCCCTGTGCTCTCCAGTAGCTCAAGCACATTCGCCTACGGCATATCCCATGGAA
It contains:
- a CDS encoding DUF1559 family PulG-like putative transporter — protein: MSRTKAKGFTLVELLVVIAIIGVLVSLLLPAVQQAREAARRIQCTNHLKQLGLAMHNYHDTFQSFPVGQFNGQQEEDTSQNPNRSTWFIALLPFVEQSAMYDTVKPSMGTSSANTWDANVRNTVVSGFVCPSDPWGGKVGVDGFQGNYLANATHEVMGRWNSKEASMMSGLFFAGSHINLKDILDGTSNTLMFGEIRQSPQENCTIGNYWNGWAMESMFCTVFGVNSPAFDFVPSGAMADNAWRLTQEIPVSPGAMTAYPLRSAHPGGAMVTRADGSVSFLPETINTANLQNLSNRADGNVITSF
- a CDS encoding DUF1559 domain-containing protein; translation: MISKRYSGFTLVELLVVIAIIGVLIALLLPAVQQAREAARRMECKNNMKQIGLAMHNYHDSLGSFPPGAISTTPIADNNLGNSGSWSADMSRAPWTVLILPYVEESALHDSFDFGKTFAWAFNQNLSVHGASSYDTPTNDNHIYQAKSMPKYICPSFTTGRFPTLSYHAVCGGGPTPTDQDQYNGHNGYSGRVYFNNGVFWRNSKTRFADITDGTTNVLILGETIYSMKGNTCCEMTTWASGYRHSANDPLLVGTSAAVLQINSGPDVNGNQVNTFNYVTSTFGSEHPGGAQFVLGDGSVQFLSEVIDINAYRQLAVRGDGLPIGGPQL
- a CDS encoding DUF1559 domain-containing protein codes for the protein MSMTRKRGFTLVELLVVIAIIGVLIALLLPAVQQAREAARRSQCSNNFKQLGLALHNYHDTNEAFPSRAQGGGGCDSWYGGVSAFVPLTPYLEQNAVYELWAPRLSGNGDCYINTEFEGSRAQIPGLLCPSDNDLRTHRELGLTNYATVVSDHWMETTGSQGEDKQPRGMFGWNSFFNIADLKDGSSNTIAIAEIIRLASEGARGDTAIINFSKPSDCSASTVWLGNKFADGLTFQPLVDKHGYSWHPGNIIYTGVTTIIPPNGPSCAREQNFWTEAMMTSNSRHPGGVQVVFADGSAQFINETIDAGNQDATPNWNGESAYGVWGALGTRSGGEIHDF
- a CDS encoding helix-turn-helix domain-containing protein, translating into MIDHTNLVTKTIALFLPHGHEQSARITAGAAMSAGEHPHITLLEWPYDDSQPEFDYDFTEIEFDGAIIWAYNESSWAKRLLQMGIPVVNCGSNWIRQGVPSVAFDWEKLQDDLVEKFASLGREHAAIVSHNLGNDPFKTVWLDRLIERLNENNITTQFFVAPGIPSEERQRMFKPTREAEIIKFLENLPHPSAIYCDDDYLAALVCRVARDLNLRIPQDVAVMGFGNFTISRVASPAISSIEIHGQMIGRQAFQMVRQRLESPQAEFPQVQQVRLEFIERDTFRFELVKDAVVAQVNRIIEREACQGINVDELARRLGVSRNTLNRRFQQEYGITPGKKIRAMRVQQAKQILVTSDHSVTKVAELCGFPEPANFVNFFRREVGQTPNEYRNKAKQTGD
- a CDS encoding sugar phosphate isomerase/epimerase family protein, with protein sequence MNASAVKPKSSRRNFLGLAAAASMIPLSQVCQAQEAKPNDESGARKTSPIVLSTYSLWRFRNDEFRDFHKCIDLADEYGFDGVELLLYQLQQNEMLSHSKMMSYKRHALRLGQPLVGLSTHQGFVTPDREKRKENIDRTIGQIEIAYQFGIPVMRVNTGTWGTSANFDELMANRGIESPLKGYTDEDAFPWVIESLEKCLPTAEKCGVVLALENHWGLGLTPEGILRIVNAIDSPWLQICTDTGNFLDDPYDRLEKIAPQTIFVQAKTYYGGGQWYTLDLDYNRIGEILRKHNYRGYISLEFEGMEDYQTAIPQSLALLRKAFARA
- a CDS encoding DUF2314 domain-containing protein is translated as MRALFPIMLLFLLILGCSAQSGTPSPHDRDQQGSANSAEEATSTIDQFIAALDSDDGQDFAVKTSIDDDGRTESFWVTGVTFDSGQFTGTVEGDAALVSSIQTGQAWTVSEGDVLDWKYLRNGKIYGNYSEPAQNGSSP